The Aureispira anguillae genome contains a region encoding:
- a CDS encoding tyrosine-type recombinase/integrase: MNKKILPPRIYTGNNSLSARWFVSYVDKKGKKRKKYGNINQFTSIHERQKAAQRIVKILQLDHLKQSHNELAAKIYKNLDDLKSTWRKKTYQCKRSQIGIFLKFMEQREWNAENVSCFFLEFLTKEKRLTPSTYNGYIMCLNQALKCCDMQHLISPFQPRKKSPTPASYFTMSQRSFLINILQKENTDLWFFVQFIYYCFLRPRSELRLLKVGDIILEDKKILVPATIAKNKKQQYIAIPDAFFPIVERKVRGRNPNHYLFPGNSPESPTGTNRYGEQHRLILKRLGFDTKRYKMYSWKHTGAVAAVKAGIHIKQLQIQLRHHSLDQVDAYLRQLGVSDLGDLQKGFPKL; encoded by the coding sequence ATGAATAAAAAAATTTTGCCGCCCAGAATATATACAGGCAATAATTCCTTATCCGCTCGATGGTTTGTCTCCTATGTGGATAAGAAGGGAAAAAAGAGGAAAAAATACGGTAATATCAACCAATTTACTTCCATCCACGAAAGACAAAAAGCTGCACAAAGAATCGTTAAAATACTTCAATTAGATCACTTAAAACAATCCCACAACGAGCTTGCAGCTAAGATTTACAAGAACTTAGACGATTTAAAATCTACCTGGCGCAAAAAGACCTATCAATGTAAAAGATCTCAGATTGGTATCTTTTTAAAGTTTATGGAGCAAAGGGAATGGAATGCTGAGAATGTAAGTTGCTTCTTTCTTGAGTTTCTAACCAAAGAGAAAAGATTAACGCCATCTACTTATAATGGTTATATTATGTGTCTTAATCAGGCGCTCAAATGTTGTGATATGCAACACCTCATCAGCCCTTTCCAACCTAGAAAAAAGTCCCCTACTCCTGCTTCTTATTTTACAATGAGTCAACGCAGTTTTTTAATCAATATCCTGCAAAAGGAAAATACGGACCTATGGTTTTTCGTCCAATTTATTTATTACTGCTTCCTACGTCCTAGGTCAGAACTTCGATTACTAAAGGTTGGGGATATTATTTTAGAAGATAAAAAGATACTTGTACCTGCGACCATTGCCAAAAATAAAAAGCAGCAATATATTGCGATTCCTGATGCCTTCTTCCCTATTGTAGAACGAAAAGTAAGGGGACGAAATCCCAATCACTATTTGTTTCCAGGGAATAGTCCTGAGTCTCCTACTGGTACCAATCGGTACGGGGAGCAGCATCGTCTTATCCTAAAACGATTGGGCTTTGATACCAAACGTTATAAAATGTATTCTTGGAAACATACGGGAGCGGTTGCTGCTGTTAAGGCTGGAATTCATATCAAGCAACTCCAAATTCAGCTTCGCCATCATTCACTGGATCAGGTGGATGCTTACTTGAGGCAATTGGGGGTTTCTGATTTGGGGGATCTGCAAAAAGGTTTTCCTAAGTTATAG
- a CDS encoding phospholipase D-like domain-containing protein — protein sequence MELIQPAEISGKIMTLIDQAKEELIIVSPYNKFTAWKKLTQRINKAQQRGIKIKWYIRKNIENNVAEIRQIGIEPIEVENLHCKIYLNEQNAVVTSMNLHQYSDSSSIDIGYLITQKDKYEEIIKFIDVYIHNPITQKSISTGKISHQKGNSDLNFIDSLVAFFTDLGYEEISNRKNKFGPILFLSDFFPNFDLIFEPKGCYYRIDLRINYPYKKKRAIYDFLRGRENELNKQLGFNINFGHQMKRLKLDLNIFENYDYNNWSHHEFEILKPVLVNLLKSYKRLINNAVQQCV from the coding sequence ATGGAGTTAATTCAACCTGCTGAGATTTCTGGGAAAATTATGACATTAATAGATCAAGCAAAAGAAGAATTAATTATAGTTTCACCATATAATAAATTTACAGCTTGGAAAAAACTAACACAACGAATCAATAAAGCTCAACAGCGAGGTATAAAAATAAAATGGTACATTAGAAAAAATATTGAAAATAATGTAGCCGAAATTCGTCAAATTGGAATTGAGCCAATTGAAGTTGAAAACCTCCACTGTAAAATTTATTTAAATGAGCAAAATGCAGTTGTCACGTCAATGAACCTTCATCAGTACTCTGACAGTTCATCAATTGATATTGGATATCTAATTACTCAAAAAGATAAATACGAAGAAATAATAAAATTCATTGATGTATATATCCATAATCCTATAACCCAAAAGAGCATATCTACAGGTAAAATTAGCCATCAAAAAGGAAATTCAGATTTAAACTTTATTGATTCTCTAGTAGCCTTTTTTACTGATCTAGGATATGAAGAAATTAGTAATCGTAAAAATAAATTTGGTCCAATCCTTTTTCTAAGTGACTTTTTCCCTAATTTTGATTTAATCTTTGAGCCTAAAGGTTGTTACTATCGGATAGACTTAAGAATCAACTATCCATATAAGAAAAAAAGGGCTATTTATGATTTCCTTAGAGGAAGAGAAAATGAGTTAAACAAACAGCTTGGGTTTAACATCAACTTTGGTCATCAAATGAAACGACTCAAGTTAGATTTAAATATTTTTGAAAATTATGACTATAATAACTGGAGTCATCATGAATTTGAGATTCTAAAACCAGTTCTAGTTAACTTATTAAAGTCTTATAAAAGATTAATAAATAACGCTGTACAACAATGCGTGTAG
- a CDS encoding peptidoglycan recognition protein family protein, which produces MIVLCNSLTTISYGVENNNTPSINICLSGNFTKQEPSPAQLKSLKKLIAHLRKQLPQELAVTGHRDYKATSCPGSNLYKHLHQFQLA; this is translated from the coding sequence ATGATTGTCTTATGCAATTCGCTAACAACAATTTCTTATGGCGTAGAAAATAACAACACTCCCAGCATCAATATTTGCTTGAGTGGTAATTTTACCAAGCAAGAACCCAGCCCAGCCCAATTGAAGAGCTTGAAGAAACTGATTGCTCATTTGCGTAAGCAGCTACCTCAAGAATTAGCGGTTACAGGTCACAGAGACTATAAAGCCACGAGCTGCCCAGGATCAAATCTATACAAACACCTCCATCAATTTCAATTGGCATGA
- a CDS encoding helix-turn-helix domain-containing protein: MSTSDRFKLFLFNQEKYVKDLAEELGVTQSALNRVVRGEAMPSSKILVPLAKMGVNINWLLLGEEEMLREKFYLEKHDSPILRNEKVPYQEPINRAHPLKEAITILQNEKKDLEHQATESDLKYMVELQVSKSFKEMHDLLKEQVATYEKLLEQKDRSLQDKDKIIELLEQKHKDNKV, encoded by the coding sequence ATGTCTACATCTGACCGCTTTAAGCTTTTTCTATTTAATCAAGAAAAATATGTAAAAGACCTTGCTGAAGAGTTAGGAGTCACTCAATCTGCATTAAATAGAGTCGTTCGAGGTGAAGCAATGCCTAGTTCTAAGATATTAGTACCACTTGCAAAAATGGGTGTTAATATCAATTGGCTGCTATTAGGTGAAGAAGAAATGCTTCGTGAGAAGTTCTATCTCGAGAAACATGATAGCCCAATCTTAAGAAATGAAAAAGTCCCCTATCAAGAACCCATCAACAGAGCCCATCCGCTTAAAGAAGCTATCACAATATTGCAAAATGAAAAGAAAGACCTGGAGCACCAAGCAACAGAATCCGACTTAAAATATATGGTAGAGCTCCAAGTCAGCAAATCTTTTAAAGAAATGCACGATCTATTAAAAGAACAAGTAGCTACTTATGAAAAGTTACTGGAGCAAAAGGATAGATCTCTACAGGATAAAGATAAAATCATTGAATTACTCGAGCAGAAACACAAGGATAACAAAGTGTAA
- a CDS encoding leucine-rich repeat domain-containing protein: MKNPILNKLNRLIESGVRENIEIAVQISGSSNIDLGALIAPWTELTELLNLGELSIPNRLEHIINLEYLELFSIPKEKLKEMGYYLPQNIKKLNKLSAFTYHNNSLKEIPKDFFEMKNLKYLNLETNSLKSISNEISELSTLEHLSLSHNRITYLSPKIGALKKLKTLYLDFNLLKNIPHELEKLNSLEELNLKGNSIEEVPSFLGNLKSLKSLNLSNNPIDSIPKYFENLENIEEINLTATYIEKSDARTLAKKLNCDVWYS, translated from the coding sequence ATGAAAAATCCAATTCTTAACAAACTAAATCGACTTATAGAATCAGGAGTTAGAGAAAATATTGAAATTGCAGTACAGATTTCGGGAAGTTCAAACATAGATTTAGGAGCATTAATTGCTCCTTGGACTGAGTTAACAGAATTGCTAAACTTAGGTGAGCTTTCCATTCCTAATAGACTGGAACATATTATTAACTTAGAATATCTAGAACTCTTTAGCATACCTAAAGAAAAATTAAAAGAGATGGGTTATTACCTCCCTCAAAATATTAAGAAGCTTAATAAATTATCAGCCTTCACCTATCACAATAATAGTTTAAAAGAAATTCCAAAGGATTTTTTCGAAATGAAAAATCTAAAATATCTAAATCTTGAAACCAATTCACTAAAAAGTATCTCAAACGAAATTTCTGAACTATCAACCCTCGAACATCTTAGCTTAAGTCACAATAGAATTACTTATCTGAGCCCAAAAATTGGAGCTCTAAAAAAACTAAAAACTCTTTACTTGGATTTTAATCTATTAAAGAATATACCTCATGAGTTAGAAAAACTAAACTCTCTGGAGGAACTAAATTTAAAAGGCAATAGTATTGAAGAAGTTCCTAGTTTTTTGGGAAATCTAAAATCTTTAAAATCTCTAAATTTAAGCAATAATCCAATTGACTCTATTCCTAAATATTTTGAAAACCTTGAAAATATAGAGGAAATTAATCTAACTGCCACATATATTGAAAAAAGTGACGCAAGAACGCTAGCAAAAAAATTAAATTGTGATGTTTGGTATTCTTAA
- a CDS encoding GNAT family N-acetyltransferase yields MLYLQKAKPHNASKWLGLVQQSRLELENWMPYLKKIKRDQEAEAYIQKNAHLDFYLGVHIYEIWASNTLVGLITLHSGRMLTQCVELAYWLGSDYRGKGYATQACQFLISKTFINTKITRVRINCLTTNQVSQAVAHRLCFKLKKEENQILYFEMNKKEWLEHYFEDEHLLRILEEIDFS; encoded by the coding sequence ATGCTCTACCTCCAAAAAGCAAAACCCCATAATGCCTCAAAATGGTTAGGCTTAGTTCAACAAAGTCGTTTAGAACTAGAAAATTGGATGCCATATTTAAAAAAAATAAAGAGGGATCAAGAAGCAGAAGCATATATTCAAAAGAATGCACACCTAGACTTTTATTTGGGTGTGCATATTTACGAAATTTGGGCATCTAATACCTTGGTAGGATTAATTACATTGCATAGCGGTCGAATGCTAACTCAATGTGTAGAGTTAGCCTATTGGCTAGGTTCCGATTATAGGGGAAAAGGTTATGCAACCCAAGCTTGTCAATTCTTAATTTCAAAGACGTTTATAAATACAAAAATTACCAGAGTTCGTATTAACTGTTTAACTACGAATCAAGTGAGCCAAGCAGTTGCTCATCGTTTGTGCTTTAAGTTAAAAAAAGAAGAAAACCAAATACTCTATTTTGAAATGAACAAAAAAGAATGGCTAGAGCATTATTTTGAGGATGAGCACCTACTCAGGATTTTAGAAGAAATTGATTTTTCTTGA
- a CDS encoding FISUMP domain-containing protein, which produces MLSIKKILYFVPVLVLCSFYSCYNPDPCEAYNPIDQNFRCQPVLGAFMDTRDSTTYETVTVCNQTWMAEHLAYNTPDTLQYVLSDSMGRSMVIPGLDTVYENKYWYNFASAQYACPNGWHLPSVSEWGILEINLGMNPQDTIDYPFFGRACGLPPVFMSTTGWNGRGTNTSKFNLKGPVVENLWTTSFYSYYLTPSAPDIRPVYKTFSSTALLIHNDVYKNIANDDKYVCCIRCIKD; this is translated from the coding sequence ATGTTATCAATTAAGAAAATACTATACTTTGTTCCTGTTCTTGTACTTTGCTCTTTTTATAGTTGCTATAATCCAGATCCTTGTGAGGCGTATAATCCAATTGATCAAAATTTTAGATGTCAACCTGTGTTAGGAGCATTTATGGATACAAGGGATAGTACAACTTATGAGACAGTAACAGTATGTAATCAAACATGGATGGCTGAACATTTGGCTTATAATACTCCTGATACATTGCAATATGTACTAAGTGATTCTATGGGGAGGTCAATGGTAATACCAGGTTTAGATACTGTATACGAAAATAAGTATTGGTATAATTTTGCCTCAGCACAATATGCTTGCCCCAATGGATGGCATTTGCCCAGTGTTAGTGAATGGGGCATACTTGAAATTAATCTAGGGATGAATCCACAAGATACAATTGATTATCCATTCTTTGGTAGAGCTTGTGGGTTGCCACCTGTTTTTATGTCAACAACAGGTTGGAATGGTAGGGGGACTAATACATCTAAATTTAATTTGAAAGGCCCTGTTGTTGAAAACTTATGGACGACAAGTTTTTATAGTTATTATTTGACTCCTAGTGCTCCTGACATAAGACCTGTTTATAAAACTTTTTCTTCAACAGCATTATTAATACATAATGATGTGTATAAAAATATTGCCAATGATGATAAGTATGTTTGTTGCATTCGATGTATTAAGGATTAA
- a CDS encoding DUF6756 family protein, translated as MTKNRHIKSKRKTTWTNLRVEIKKICDQLNISKDEFLEVNIREWKGIESKIWTRFSTIKNSRWIWESLIDDYSSISVNYETLDLESIIKSSEQVWFLLDETVNEQSKFWIYEGTINAFEKIFWESGYTDEILIVSKKYEWILIINHHDIMIGTGKMKHQIEELKK; from the coding sequence ATGACTAAAAATAGACACATAAAATCTAAGAGGAAAACAACTTGGACAAATTTACGTGTCGAGATAAAAAAAATCTGTGACCAACTGAATATTTCTAAAGATGAATTTTTGGAAGTAAACATAAGGGAATGGAAAGGAATTGAATCTAAAATTTGGACAAGATTTTCTACAATTAAAAACTCAAGATGGATATGGGAATCATTGATAGATGACTATTCATCAATTTCTGTAAATTATGAGACTCTTGATTTAGAGTCAATAATAAAATCTTCAGAACAAGTTTGGTTTTTACTTGATGAAACTGTAAATGAACAGTCTAAATTTTGGATTTATGAAGGAACAATTAATGCGTTTGAGAAAATTTTCTGGGAATCTGGATATACTGACGAAATATTAATTGTTTCAAAGAAGTATGAATGGATTTTAATCATAAATCATCACGATATTATGATTGGAACTGGTAAAATGAAACATCAAATTGAAGAATTAAAAAAGTAG
- a CDS encoding peptidoglycan-binding domain-containing protein: MKATAKKYKKPMMAVALFALLLVGYFTREKWLPFFQKDEVSPSNGVGQGGNTPPSTTANSNTVDKTRVLKQGDRGEAVKELQRLLNGKHKSNPPQVIPLLVEDGIFGTKTEIMLLKWTGKTAISINQLIIELAK; the protein is encoded by the coding sequence ATGAAAGCAACAGCCAAAAAATATAAAAAGCCAATGATGGCAGTGGCTCTGTTTGCGCTCTTACTAGTAGGCTACTTCACCCGTGAAAAGTGGTTGCCATTTTTCCAGAAGGATGAAGTAAGCCCTAGTAATGGAGTAGGGCAAGGAGGCAATACGCCACCCAGCACAACGGCAAACTCAAACACAGTGGATAAGACCAGAGTGCTAAAACAAGGAGATCGAGGGGAAGCAGTCAAAGAATTACAACGACTGCTCAATGGAAAGCATAAGAGCAATCCACCTCAAGTAATTCCGCTTTTGGTAGAGGACGGGATCTTTGGTACCAAGACAGAAATTATGCTGCTCAAATGGACGGGTAAAACCGCTATTTCAATTAACCAGCTTATTATAGAACTCGCAAAATAG
- a CDS encoding DUF4406 domain-containing protein, which produces MQKREVITLCGSSRFKTTFHQVNERLTLQGKIVISMGVWGHFLSEEEQAAKFSPEVKENLDRLHFDKIDMSDSIYVVNVGGYIGFSTGREIDYAKEQGKKIYYLEAASDEK; this is translated from the coding sequence ATGCAAAAACGAGAAGTAATAACCTTATGTGGATCGAGCCGATTTAAAACCACATTTCATCAGGTAAATGAGCGCCTAACCCTCCAGGGAAAAATAGTGATCTCAATGGGAGTTTGGGGGCATTTTTTGAGCGAGGAGGAACAAGCGGCAAAGTTTTCTCCTGAAGTAAAGGAAAACTTGGATCGCCTTCATTTTGATAAGATCGATATGAGCGACAGTATTTATGTGGTGAATGTTGGCGGTTACATTGGTTTTAGCACAGGACGAGAAATTGACTATGCCAAAGAACAAGGAAAAAAGATCTATTATTTGGAAGCAGCAAGCGATGAAAAGTAG
- a CDS encoding glycoside hydrolase family 19 protein, with amino-acid sequence MNKENLKWLGAGLGCFILFLLVVKLLFERKVARYQNACEKAFGRLDQTQKDSIAQIIRAFDRYGDKDKNKLVYILATARHESNFRPIRERRAKPSQTEVYQDQNAYWYTGYYGRGFVQLTWKRNYAKMSRFLGIDLVGHPDLALNPKYAARILVYGMIQGSFTRKALGDYINAQEQDYYYARRSVNGTDRAALIQGYTFQIFENL; translated from the coding sequence ATGAACAAAGAAAATTTAAAATGGCTGGGAGCAGGGCTAGGGTGTTTTATTCTATTCTTATTAGTGGTGAAACTCCTTTTTGAGCGCAAGGTTGCCCGTTATCAAAATGCCTGTGAAAAAGCCTTTGGAAGACTGGACCAAACTCAAAAGGATTCCATAGCGCAAATTATCAGAGCTTTTGATCGTTATGGGGACAAGGACAAAAATAAGCTTGTCTATATTCTAGCAACAGCTCGTCATGAGAGCAATTTTAGACCGATTCGGGAGCGTAGAGCAAAACCGAGCCAAACAGAAGTTTACCAGGATCAAAATGCGTACTGGTATACGGGGTATTATGGGCGTGGTTTTGTACAGTTGACTTGGAAGCGTAATTATGCAAAAATGTCTAGGTTCTTAGGTATTGACCTGGTTGGTCATCCTGATTTAGCTTTGAATCCTAAATATGCAGCTCGCATTTTAGTATATGGCATGATTCAAGGTTCTTTTACTCGTAAAGCGCTGGGGGATTATATCAATGCTCAAGAGCAGGATTATTATTATGCTCGTAGGTCTGTTAATGGGACGGATCGGGCGGCTTTGATTCAGGGGTATACCTTTCAAATTTTTGAAAATTTATGA
- a CDS encoding CHC2 zinc finger domain-containing protein, with protein sequence MYIQNIASLKSEFKIETVVKAYYPAWDGRSKLSCPFHEEKTPSFSISIPKNIASCFGGCGTYDPIGFVKQEENCSFIEAVIKCAKLHGLEVRYNQKISPEQRQKQKEKQNKQLSLLHTNKLVAKAYFDQAYIEKVPESVAFKNDGQVRILGKKTVEKFQVCTTPEQWDFLQKKTFDPLTLLALDLIAPREQGGYYDVFRAKQLFPIHGRNNQIVGFAGRQLIRNKKYPKYRNSKETSIYRKKEVLYGLYPQGSSIRKQGIAYLAEGYWDVLTPYDRGFKGICATCGTALNERQAQLLKRFAPRVCYLADNDSDKKENAGLKAVRSGLPILIKAQLHVDVVIFPAGEDPDSYMRLVDLEKFEEYIQHHRKDAVLWYVEDAYEQSSKDAFDSANIAEDIIDTIKHIQNENLIDIYCTKIPKLLKLKVSTFRMQLSNAKNELLKSCSEDGDLENGLNKDQRLSLMKYGIYEMNNQLMCSRVDESHVAVSNFIVKPLFHLSSKENPKRLFEIINRQGQRRILDTETANLVSLEKFKNVVESQGNFVFSGNAIQYNRLKRKVYDMMQTCYEVDTLGYHNDGFYTFGNGIYTSNKGFIASDRYGVLEYAGKQYFLPAFSDIYKDSEMLYDEEKNFIYKKSVLSFKDWAALFCRVHGTHGQIALCFYLTALFRSHILKYAKVPLLNLFGMPETGKSLLAENLICMFGSKPLGLNIHSGTKVSMNNKLMVVRDGLVLFEEYKNSIDVPKCETLKSTFDNTGRERGQKSTTKNLKTKIYSTAVLVGQELPTADVALFTRCITLSFSKTKYSQAEKNLAEQLKSLRGSLSGITAELSTLRPIIEERFLDNYNQLFAELRNHCQSEGVSSRMIENNSILLAVYESLKDSLEFPFSRDAIFHNCADNLFEQNRQISNENEVSVFWSLVEYLAVSQYLKHGEDYLIKQGSKEHPSKLLLYISFSKAYPLYREKHHSQYGKQGLNRTSLLHYLRSHHTFIAAKKAVRFGKKNTSAFVFDYEKLGLNLMEEPEPAKTISLSEQEWAAASQQVNQFKKQKGRRS encoded by the coding sequence ATGTATATACAGAACATAGCATCGTTAAAATCAGAATTTAAAATAGAAACGGTCGTAAAAGCCTATTATCCAGCTTGGGATGGTCGATCCAAACTCTCTTGCCCCTTTCATGAGGAAAAGACCCCCAGCTTTTCAATCTCCATCCCCAAAAATATAGCGAGCTGTTTTGGCGGTTGTGGGACTTATGACCCCATCGGCTTTGTTAAGCAGGAAGAAAATTGCTCCTTTATAGAAGCAGTGATAAAATGTGCGAAGCTTCATGGACTAGAGGTTCGGTACAATCAAAAAATCAGCCCAGAGCAGCGCCAAAAGCAAAAGGAAAAACAAAACAAACAATTGAGCCTATTGCACACCAATAAGCTGGTGGCAAAAGCTTATTTTGATCAAGCCTACATCGAAAAGGTTCCTGAATCGGTAGCGTTTAAAAACGATGGTCAGGTACGAATTTTAGGCAAAAAAACGGTTGAAAAATTTCAAGTCTGCACGACTCCAGAGCAGTGGGATTTTCTGCAAAAAAAGACCTTTGATCCCTTGACCTTATTGGCGTTGGACTTGATTGCTCCCAGAGAGCAGGGCGGTTATTACGATGTGTTTAGAGCCAAGCAGTTGTTTCCCATTCACGGGCGAAACAATCAGATTGTCGGTTTTGCAGGCCGTCAATTGATTCGCAATAAAAAGTATCCCAAGTATAGAAACAGCAAAGAAACCAGCATTTACCGCAAGAAAGAAGTATTGTATGGTTTGTACCCTCAAGGGAGCAGCATCCGCAAACAGGGGATCGCTTATTTGGCAGAGGGCTATTGGGACGTATTAACGCCTTATGATCGAGGCTTTAAAGGGATCTGTGCAACCTGTGGCACGGCGTTGAATGAGCGGCAAGCGCAGCTCTTAAAACGCTTTGCACCAAGGGTGTGTTATTTAGCGGACAACGATTCGGATAAAAAAGAAAATGCAGGACTAAAAGCGGTTCGCAGCGGTCTGCCGATTCTAATCAAGGCACAATTGCATGTTGATGTGGTAATTTTTCCAGCAGGGGAGGACCCTGATAGTTATATGCGCCTAGTGGATTTAGAAAAGTTTGAGGAGTACATTCAGCACCATCGCAAAGATGCGGTTTTGTGGTACGTAGAAGATGCCTACGAGCAGAGCAGTAAGGATGCTTTTGACAGTGCGAATATTGCAGAAGATATAATAGATACGATTAAGCACATACAAAATGAAAATCTAATCGACATCTATTGCACCAAAATACCTAAGCTGTTAAAACTAAAGGTAAGTACGTTTAGGATGCAACTGAGCAATGCCAAAAACGAGCTGTTAAAATCCTGCTCGGAGGATGGGGATTTAGAAAATGGCTTGAATAAGGATCAACGGCTAAGTTTGATGAAGTACGGGATCTATGAAATGAACAACCAATTGATGTGCAGCCGAGTGGATGAAAGCCATGTAGCAGTGTCTAATTTTATAGTAAAACCCTTGTTTCACCTGTCGTCCAAAGAAAATCCCAAGCGCTTGTTTGAAATCATCAACCGTCAAGGGCAGCGCAGAATATTAGACACCGAAACAGCCAATCTAGTGAGTTTAGAGAAGTTTAAGAATGTGGTGGAGTCACAGGGCAACTTTGTTTTTTCGGGCAATGCTATCCAGTACAATCGTCTAAAACGGAAGGTTTATGACATGATGCAAACCTGTTATGAGGTGGACACTTTAGGGTATCATAACGATGGTTTTTACACCTTTGGCAATGGTATTTATACCTCCAACAAAGGGTTTATCGCCTCGGATCGATATGGGGTGTTAGAGTATGCAGGCAAGCAATATTTTTTACCCGCCTTTAGCGACATCTACAAGGATTCAGAAATGCTCTATGACGAAGAAAAGAACTTCATTTATAAAAAGTCCGTGTTGTCGTTTAAGGATTGGGCAGCGTTATTTTGCCGAGTGCATGGCACGCATGGGCAGATTGCCCTTTGTTTTTACCTCACAGCACTCTTTCGATCTCATATTCTAAAATATGCAAAGGTACCCTTATTAAATCTTTTTGGGATGCCAGAAACGGGAAAGAGTTTACTGGCTGAAAACTTGATATGTATGTTTGGCAGCAAACCCCTGGGCTTAAATATCCATAGTGGAACCAAGGTAAGTATGAACAATAAACTGATGGTGGTACGAGATGGATTGGTGTTGTTTGAAGAGTATAAAAATTCAATTGATGTTCCAAAGTGTGAAACGCTAAAATCAACGTTTGATAATACAGGAAGAGAACGAGGTCAAAAGTCAACGACTAAGAATTTAAAGACAAAGATCTATTCCACGGCAGTATTGGTTGGACAAGAATTACCAACCGCAGATGTGGCGCTGTTTACCCGTTGTATCACCTTGTCTTTTTCGAAGACAAAATACAGCCAAGCAGAGAAGAATCTAGCGGAGCAATTAAAGTCGTTGCGAGGGAGCTTGTCGGGGATCACGGCAGAGCTGAGCACCTTGCGCCCAATTATAGAAGAACGTTTTTTGGATAACTACAACCAGCTTTTTGCTGAGCTGAGAAATCATTGCCAGTCGGAAGGGGTTTCTTCTCGAATGATAGAAAACAACAGCATCTTATTAGCGGTGTATGAATCCTTAAAAGATAGCCTAGAATTTCCCTTCAGTAGAGATGCCATATTTCACAATTGCGCCGACAATCTATTTGAGCAAAATCGACAAATCAGCAATGAAAATGAGGTGTCGGTCTTTTGGTCTTTGGTTGAATATTTGGCGGTTTCTCAATACCTCAAACATGGAGAGGATTATCTAATCAAACAGGGCTCAAAGGAACATCCCTCAAAGCTATTGCTGTATATCTCTTTTAGTAAGGCTTATCCTTTGTACCGAGAAAAACACCACAGCCAGTATGGTAAGCAGGGCTTAAATAGAACCTCTTTACTACATTACCTAAGATCCCATCATACGTTTATAGCGGCTAAAAAAGCGGTTCGTTTTGGGAAGAAAAATACATCTGCCTTTGTCTTTGATTACGAGAAATTGGGTCTAAATCTGATGGAGGAACCAGAGCCCGCAAAAACAATTTCCCTAAGTGAGCAGGAATGGGCGGCAGCCAGTCAGCAGGTGAATCAATTTAAAAAACAAAAAGGTAGAAGATCATGA